One Nocardioides oleivorans DNA segment encodes these proteins:
- the pdhA gene encoding pyruvate dehydrogenase (acetyl-transferring) E1 component subunit alpha, with protein MSEHESFGPDLAEVFGPSQSDGGPDLVQLLTPEGERVHHPEFDHDFSAEELRGLYRDMVLTRRIDVEATALQRHGELGIWAQLLGQEAAQIGAGRALRPQDYVFPTYREHGVAYCKGVDPLRLLGLFRGVDQGGWDPNENNFGLYTIVIGAQTLHATGYAMGMQRDGVVGTGDPDRDSAVIAHFGDGASSQGDVNEAFIFAASYNAPVVFFCQNNQWAISEPIERQTRIPLYQRALGFGFPGIRVDGNDVLATYAVTKAALQRAREGNGPSFVEAYTYRMGAHTTTDDPTRYRLNDELEHWKLKDPIERLKVYLRRNGLVDQEFFDDLDAEAKELGHHLREGCKALPDPKPLDQFGYVFSEMTDEIAAQRDEFAAYLASFEGSH; from the coding sequence TTGTCCGAACATGAGAGCTTCGGCCCCGACCTGGCGGAGGTCTTCGGGCCCTCCCAGTCCGACGGCGGCCCCGACCTCGTCCAGCTGCTGACGCCCGAGGGCGAGCGCGTCCACCACCCCGAGTTCGACCACGACTTCTCGGCCGAGGAGCTCCGCGGGCTCTACCGCGACATGGTCCTCACCCGGCGCATCGACGTCGAGGCCACCGCCCTCCAGCGCCACGGCGAGCTCGGCATCTGGGCCCAGCTGCTCGGCCAGGAGGCCGCGCAGATCGGCGCCGGTCGTGCGCTGCGTCCCCAGGACTACGTCTTCCCGACCTACCGCGAGCACGGCGTCGCCTACTGCAAGGGCGTCGACCCGCTGCGGCTTCTCGGCCTCTTCCGCGGCGTCGACCAGGGCGGCTGGGACCCGAACGAGAACAACTTCGGGCTCTACACCATCGTCATCGGCGCGCAGACCCTCCACGCCACCGGCTACGCCATGGGCATGCAGCGCGACGGCGTCGTCGGCACCGGCGACCCCGACCGCGACTCGGCCGTGATCGCCCACTTCGGCGACGGCGCGTCCTCGCAGGGCGACGTCAACGAGGCCTTCATCTTCGCCGCGTCCTACAACGCCCCCGTCGTGTTCTTCTGCCAGAACAACCAGTGGGCCATCTCGGAGCCGATCGAGCGCCAGACCCGCATCCCGCTCTACCAGCGGGCGCTGGGCTTCGGCTTCCCGGGCATCCGCGTCGACGGCAACGACGTGCTGGCGACGTACGCCGTCACGAAGGCCGCGCTGCAGCGCGCGCGTGAGGGCAACGGACCGTCGTTCGTCGAGGCCTACACCTACCGGATGGGCGCGCACACCACGACCGACGACCCCACCCGCTACCGCCTCAACGACGAGCTCGAGCACTGGAAGCTCAAGGACCCGATCGAGCGGCTCAAGGTCTACCTGCGCCGCAACGGCCTCGTCGACCAGGAGTTCTTCGACGACCTCGACGCCGAGGCCAAGGAGCTGGGCCACCACCTCCGCGAGGGCTGCAAGGCGCTGCCCGACCCGAAGCCGCTCGACCAGTTCGGCTACGTCTTCAGCGAGATGACCGACGAGATCGCTGCCCAGCGCGACGAGTTCGCCGCCTACCTCGCGTCCTTCGAGGGGAGCCACTGA
- a CDS encoding ABC transporter ATP-binding protein, with product MSSRIDLSGVGQVFHVRNDQSKQMEKFVALADVDLTVAPGEFLTIVGPSGCGKSTVLDLISGLSTPALGTVSIDGTPVTEPGLDRGVVFQQYTLLPWRTAQGNVELALEAAGVRRDERRRTAAEFLDLVGLSDFANRYPHELSGGMKQRVAIARSLSYQPEVLLMDEPFGALDAQTRERLQEELLGIWRRTGTTVVFITHDIDEAVFLGQRVAVMSARPGRIRDLVEIDLDRTAAADVDVRSTPEFARYRHEIWTLLRQANKSAQDPADHHLEEVERVA from the coding sequence ATGAGCAGCAGGATCGACCTGAGCGGGGTGGGACAGGTGTTCCACGTCCGCAACGACCAGAGCAAGCAGATGGAGAAGTTCGTGGCACTGGCCGACGTCGACCTCACGGTCGCGCCCGGCGAGTTCCTCACGATCGTCGGCCCGAGCGGCTGCGGGAAGTCGACGGTGCTCGACCTGATCAGCGGGCTGTCCACGCCGGCCCTCGGCACGGTCTCGATCGACGGCACCCCGGTCACCGAGCCGGGCCTCGACCGGGGCGTGGTCTTCCAGCAGTACACGCTGCTCCCGTGGCGTACGGCGCAGGGCAACGTCGAGCTCGCCCTCGAGGCGGCCGGCGTGAGGCGCGACGAGCGCCGACGGACGGCGGCCGAGTTCCTCGACCTGGTCGGGCTGTCGGACTTCGCGAACCGCTACCCCCACGAGCTCTCCGGCGGCATGAAGCAGCGCGTCGCCATCGCGCGCTCGCTGTCGTACCAGCCGGAGGTGCTGCTCATGGACGAGCCGTTCGGCGCACTGGACGCGCAGACGCGCGAGCGGCTCCAGGAGGAGCTGCTCGGCATCTGGAGGCGGACCGGCACGACCGTCGTCTTCATCACCCACGACATCGACGAGGCGGTCTTCCTCGGCCAGCGCGTCGCCGTGATGAGCGCGCGCCCCGGCCGGATCCGCGACCTCGTCGAGATCGACCTCGACCGCACGGCGGCCGCCGACGTCGACGTGCGATCCACGCCGGAGTTCGCCCGCTACCGCCACGAGATCTGGACGCTGCTGCGCCAGGCCAACAAGTCGGCGCAGGACCCGGCCGACCACCACCTGGAGGAGGTCGAGCGCGTTGCCTAA
- a CDS encoding NAD-dependent epimerase/dehydratase family protein, which translates to MKILVLGGTRFLSREVAAQAVARGWEVTCACRGRSGPVPDGATHLAWDRTEEVPAAIADGDWDAVVDVTRLPSQARSAVDATSGAHWVFVSTISVYADSSSPLMEPLVDPITDDVDLAVDPEAYGGMKVACEQAVLAAASSVVVVRPGLIVGPGDTSGRFAHWPQRLARGGEVLAPGSPDDVVQVIDVRDLAAWLLVLAERRTTGVLDAVGTPVPISELLAQVAAGVGSDPTLTWVPTDFLEEHGVQPWAGEDSLPLWLPRPEHDGMLAHDPGPAVAAGLVLRPVADTAPDCLDSPVTALTAEREAEVLAAWHAR; encoded by the coding sequence ATGAAGATCCTCGTGCTCGGCGGTACCCGGTTCCTGTCCCGCGAGGTGGCCGCGCAGGCCGTCGCGCGGGGCTGGGAGGTCACCTGCGCCTGCCGTGGTCGCTCGGGCCCGGTGCCCGACGGTGCCACCCACCTGGCGTGGGATCGCACCGAGGAGGTCCCGGCCGCGATCGCCGACGGCGACTGGGACGCGGTCGTCGACGTCACGCGGCTGCCGTCGCAGGCGCGCAGCGCGGTGGACGCCACGTCGGGCGCCCACTGGGTGTTCGTCTCGACCATCAGCGTCTACGCCGACAGCTCCTCGCCGCTCATGGAGCCGCTCGTGGACCCGATCACCGACGACGTGGACCTCGCCGTCGACCCGGAGGCCTACGGCGGGATGAAGGTCGCCTGCGAGCAGGCCGTCCTGGCCGCGGCGTCGTCCGTGGTCGTCGTACGGCCCGGGCTGATCGTGGGTCCCGGCGACACCTCCGGGCGCTTCGCCCACTGGCCGCAGAGGCTGGCGCGCGGTGGCGAGGTGCTCGCACCCGGCTCACCCGACGACGTCGTCCAGGTGATCGACGTGCGCGACCTCGCCGCGTGGCTCCTGGTGCTCGCCGAGCGTCGTACGACCGGGGTGCTCGACGCGGTCGGCACCCCCGTGCCCATCTCGGAGCTGCTCGCCCAGGTGGCCGCCGGCGTCGGTTCCGACCCGACCCTCACCTGGGTGCCGACGGACTTCCTCGAGGAGCACGGCGTCCAGCCCTGGGCGGGCGAGGACTCGCTGCCGCTGTGGCTCCCGCGCCCGGAGCACGACGGCATGCTGGCGCACGACCCCGGCCCGGCCGTGGCTGCCGGGCTGGTGCTGCGACCCGTCGCCGACACCGCACCCGACTGCCTCGACTCACCGGTCACCGCGCTCACGGCCGAGCGCGAGGCCGAGGTGCTGGCCGCCTGGCACGCCCGCTGA
- a CDS encoding ABC transporter substrate-binding protein → MPHPVRRLAAAVASTALVALGASACSGASAQITDADGVTTLRYQATPGLMNYAELAAALGYLDGIELQNIGTAQGGPEQLRGLATGQAEFAVGPFNGAIARAVSTGLDMTAVVGSYGTSGDVEMSLLTLASSDLRDGHDLIGKTVGVNTLGANSEALIDTYLADEGLTSEEIEEVTLVPLPGATLEAALRQGQVDGALISFSARASAIKNGGVRDLATDSDFVGDYTGGSTVLMDDFIEQHPDITREFVGALAEAIHWQQTHTKDEVLEVYGDWLAERGREPELATYALWQGNGLPNDGGVLTEHDFSMWLDWLESNGEVEPGSLDVDDVFTNEFNPYADHAADEEGTR, encoded by the coding sequence ATGCCCCACCCCGTACGTCGCCTCGCCGCGGCGGTCGCCTCGACCGCCCTCGTGGCGCTCGGCGCGAGCGCGTGCAGCGGCGCGAGCGCGCAGATCACGGACGCCGACGGCGTCACCACGCTGCGCTACCAGGCCACGCCCGGACTGATGAACTACGCCGAGCTGGCCGCTGCGCTCGGCTACCTCGACGGCATCGAGCTGCAGAACATCGGCACCGCCCAGGGTGGACCCGAGCAGCTGCGCGGCCTCGCGACCGGGCAGGCGGAGTTCGCCGTGGGTCCGTTCAACGGAGCCATCGCCCGCGCCGTGTCCACCGGGCTCGACATGACCGCCGTGGTCGGCAGCTACGGCACGTCGGGTGACGTCGAGATGTCGCTCCTCACGCTCGCGAGCAGCGACCTGCGCGACGGCCACGACCTCATCGGCAAGACCGTGGGCGTCAACACGCTCGGCGCCAACTCCGAGGCGCTGATCGACACCTACCTCGCCGACGAGGGGCTGACGAGCGAGGAGATCGAGGAGGTCACGCTCGTGCCGCTGCCCGGCGCGACCCTCGAGGCCGCGCTGCGCCAGGGCCAGGTCGACGGCGCGCTGATCTCCTTCAGCGCCCGCGCCAGCGCGATCAAGAACGGTGGCGTGCGCGACCTGGCGACCGACTCCGACTTCGTCGGCGACTACACCGGCGGCAGCACCGTGCTGATGGACGACTTCATCGAGCAGCACCCCGACATCACCCGGGAGTTCGTGGGTGCGCTCGCCGAAGCCATCCACTGGCAGCAGACGCACACCAAGGACGAGGTCCTCGAGGTGTACGGCGACTGGCTGGCCGAGCGCGGTCGCGAGCCCGAGCTGGCGACGTACGCCCTGTGGCAGGGCAACGGCCTGCCGAACGACGGCGGCGTGCTGACCGAGCACGACTTCTCGATGTGGCTCGACTGGCTCGAGTCCAACGGCGAGGTCGAGCCCGGCTCCCTGGACGTCGACGACGTCTTCACCAACGAGTTCAACCCCTACGCAGACCACGCAGCAGACGAGGAAGGCACCCGATGA
- a CDS encoding ABC transporter permease, giving the protein MPNLLLERTEARPNQRQEASAGVHSAKQRAAVLRWTRGLTGLALLALVWEVVPRLGLVDPYFVPPLSTVVGAWWELATTGQLWTHVQASLVRSGVGFVLALALAIPLGAVIAWYSPVRELLTPVLEIFRNTAALAILPVFVLLLGIGETSKIAIVVFACFFPVLLSTIAGVGSVDVQLLRAARVLGMSPVTTFRKVVFPAAVPTIFTGIRIAGAAAILVLIAAEMIGATAGLGYLINYSQYNFLIPQMYAGILTTALIGLAVNFGLVAIERRLSRWRA; this is encoded by the coding sequence TTGCCTAACCTGCTGCTCGAACGCACCGAGGCCCGACCCAACCAGCGCCAGGAGGCCTCCGCCGGAGTCCACTCGGCCAAGCAGCGAGCCGCCGTCCTGCGGTGGACCCGGGGGCTCACCGGGCTGGCGCTGCTCGCCCTCGTCTGGGAGGTCGTGCCGCGCCTCGGCCTGGTCGACCCCTACTTCGTCCCGCCGCTCAGCACCGTCGTCGGCGCCTGGTGGGAGCTCGCCACCACCGGCCAGCTCTGGACCCACGTGCAGGCCAGCCTCGTCCGCTCCGGGGTCGGGTTCGTCCTCGCGCTCGCGCTGGCGATCCCGCTCGGTGCGGTCATCGCCTGGTACTCCCCGGTCCGCGAGCTGCTGACGCCGGTGCTGGAGATCTTCCGCAACACCGCCGCGCTGGCGATCCTGCCGGTGTTCGTGCTGCTGCTCGGCATCGGCGAGACCTCGAAGATCGCGATCGTGGTGTTCGCCTGCTTCTTCCCGGTGCTGCTCTCGACGATCGCCGGTGTCGGCTCGGTCGACGTCCAGCTGCTGCGCGCTGCACGGGTGCTGGGCATGTCGCCGGTGACGACCTTCCGCAAGGTGGTCTTCCCGGCCGCCGTGCCGACGATCTTCACCGGCATCCGGATCGCCGGCGCCGCCGCGATCCTGGTGCTCATCGCCGCCGAGATGATCGGCGCCACGGCCGGCCTCGGCTACCTCATCAACTACAGCCAGTACAACTTCCTGATCCCGCAGATGTACGCCGGCATCCTCACGACCGCGCTGATCGGCCTCGCCGTGAACTTCGGGCTGGTCGCCATCGAGCGCCGGCTCTCGCGCTGGCGCGCGTGA
- a CDS encoding GIY-YIG nuclease family protein: MPHVYILRCSDDSFYVGSTWHLERRVSEHNLGIGAAYTRRRRPVTLVWCGDYDRVEDAYAMEKRIQGWSRAKRQALIDGRTDDLTPLSSRSWAAIRERRGSGDQGRGVS, encoded by the coding sequence ATGCCGCACGTCTACATCCTCCGGTGCTCGGACGACAGCTTCTACGTCGGGAGCACCTGGCACCTCGAGCGCCGGGTCTCGGAGCACAACCTCGGGATCGGTGCGGCCTACACCAGACGGCGCAGACCGGTGACGCTCGTGTGGTGCGGGGACTACGACCGGGTCGAGGACGCCTACGCCATGGAGAAGAGGATCCAGGGGTGGTCGCGGGCGAAGCGGCAGGCCCTGATCGACGGCCGGACCGACGACCTCACGCCGTTGTCCAGCCGGAGCTGGGCCGCGATCAGGGAGCGCCGCGGGTCGGGCGACCAGGGCCGGGGGGTTTCGTGA
- a CDS encoding alpha-ketoacid dehydrogenase subunit beta, which translates to MSTNQKITLAKGLNMGLRKAMEDDDKVLLMGEDVGKLGGVFRITDGLQKDFGEDRVIDSPLAESGIVGTAVGMALRGYRPVIEIQFDGFVYPAYDQIVCQVAKYTYRSQGKVKMPIVIRIPFGGGIGAVEHHSESPEAQFAHTPGLKVVACSNPVDGYWMIQQAIAHDDPVIFLEPKRQYHADKAELDETATPEPLFTSRVVRAGTDATVLAYGPTVKTALKAAEAAATEGRHLEVIDLRTLSPLDMGPVLESVRRTGRCVVTHEAHVNLGMGAELAARITEHCFYSLEAPVLRVGAFDMPYPPSRIEEEYLPDLDRVLDAVDRTFAY; encoded by the coding sequence ATGAGCACCAACCAGAAGATCACCCTCGCCAAGGGCCTCAACATGGGCCTGCGCAAGGCGATGGAGGACGACGACAAGGTCCTGCTGATGGGTGAGGACGTCGGCAAGCTCGGCGGCGTCTTCCGCATCACCGACGGCCTGCAGAAGGACTTCGGCGAGGACCGCGTCATCGACAGCCCGCTCGCGGAGTCCGGCATCGTTGGCACCGCGGTCGGCATGGCGCTGCGCGGCTACCGTCCCGTCATCGAGATCCAGTTCGACGGCTTCGTCTACCCCGCCTACGACCAGATCGTGTGCCAGGTCGCGAAGTACACCTACCGCTCGCAGGGCAAGGTGAAGATGCCGATCGTCATCCGCATCCCCTTCGGTGGCGGCATCGGCGCGGTCGAGCACCACTCCGAGAGCCCGGAGGCGCAGTTCGCGCACACCCCCGGTCTCAAGGTGGTCGCCTGCTCCAACCCGGTCGACGGCTACTGGATGATCCAGCAGGCGATCGCCCACGACGACCCGGTGATCTTCCTCGAGCCCAAGCGGCAGTACCACGCCGACAAGGCCGAGCTCGACGAGACCGCGACGCCCGAGCCGCTCTTCACCTCGCGCGTCGTGCGCGCCGGCACCGACGCCACCGTGCTCGCCTACGGACCGACCGTGAAGACCGCGCTCAAGGCCGCCGAGGCCGCCGCGACCGAGGGACGCCACCTCGAGGTCATCGACCTGCGCACCCTCTCGCCGCTCGACATGGGTCCCGTCCTGGAGTCCGTACGCCGCACCGGCCGCTGCGTGGTCACCCACGAGGCGCACGTCAACCTCGGCATGGGCGCCGAGCTCGCCGCCCGGATCACCGAGCACTGCTTCTACTCGCTCGAGGCCCCGGTGCTCCGCGTCGGCGCCTTCGACATGCCCTACCCGCCGTCGCGGATCGAGGAGGAGTACCTCCCCGACCTCGACCGGGTGCTCGACGCCGTCGACCGCACCTTCGCGTACTGA
- a CDS encoding family 43 glycosylhydrolase produces MRVATVLLALLVGPLLAPLLGPGWSPARATADVVAFPPRPLFWEQPLADPSVVHDGTRWFAAGTGWRGGTASSTQEYAGWAPGAPLLGARPDWARNGDVWAPEVVRAPDGTWLAYYSVPVTGLPGTEDRCIGVATSPDLSVPFTPLQSQPLACPSGAATAVASDVVPPERGLPRRGVIDPSSYVAPDGRRFLLYRTQGTPSSIRMVRLTASGLRAAGPSRELLRDPGVLENPEMVDARGRHHLLLSRGDFGSCGYRTVWRASTSVRRGWQTAPETTLLDRRTTGICGPGGADHVPGPPNRLFVHGWVCDGANAPCEATYSSHDDVALRGRRVLYLARVRWTADGPVLARFGQGPAWVPPPG; encoded by the coding sequence ATGCGCGTCGCCACCGTCCTCCTCGCCCTGCTGGTCGGACCCCTGCTCGCGCCCCTCCTCGGCCCTGGTTGGAGCCCTGCCCGAGCCACCGCCGACGTCGTCGCCTTCCCGCCCCGTCCGCTGTTCTGGGAGCAGCCGCTCGCCGACCCCAGCGTCGTCCACGACGGCACCCGCTGGTTCGCCGCCGGCACCGGGTGGCGCGGCGGCACCGCCAGCAGCACCCAGGAGTACGCCGGCTGGGCACCCGGCGCGCCCCTGCTGGGTGCCCGCCCGGACTGGGCGCGCAACGGCGACGTGTGGGCGCCCGAGGTCGTCCGGGCCCCCGACGGCACGTGGCTGGCGTACTACTCGGTCCCGGTCACCGGGCTGCCGGGCACGGAGGACCGGTGCATCGGCGTGGCCACCTCGCCCGACCTCTCGGTCCCCTTCACACCGCTGCAGTCCCAGCCGCTCGCCTGCCCGTCGGGGGCCGCCACGGCGGTCGCGAGCGACGTCGTACCCCCCGAGCGCGGGCTGCCGCGGCGCGGGGTGATCGACCCGTCCTCGTACGTCGCGCCGGACGGGCGGCGGTTCCTGCTCTACCGCACCCAGGGCACGCCGTCGTCGATCCGGATGGTGCGGCTGACGGCGAGCGGGCTGCGCGCGGCCGGACCGAGCCGCGAGCTCCTGCGCGACCCGGGCGTGCTGGAGAACCCGGAGATGGTCGATGCCCGCGGACGGCACCACCTCCTGCTGAGCCGCGGCGACTTCGGCAGCTGCGGCTATCGCACGGTGTGGCGCGCCTCGACCTCGGTGCGTCGCGGCTGGCAGACGGCGCCTGAGACGACGCTGCTGGACCGTCGGACGACGGGGATCTGCGGTCCGGGCGGCGCGGACCACGTGCCCGGCCCCCCGAACCGCCTCTTCGTGCACGGCTGGGTGTGCGACGGCGCCAACGCGCCGTGCGAGGCGACGTACTCCTCCCACGACGACGTGGCGCTGCGCGGACGCCGCGTGCTCTACCTCGCGCGAGTGCGCTGGACGGCCGACGGGCCGGTGCTCGCGCGCTTCGGGCAGGGGCCGGCGTGGGTCCCGCCGCCGGGATGA
- a CDS encoding dihydrolipoamide acetyltransferase family protein: MSDFLLPDVGEGLTEAEIVAWKVKVGDTVEINDVIVEIETAKSLVELPSPFEGTVLALLVPEGETIPVGTPIISIGAPGEAPTAPQTESDPYLGMAQKAGADDGGSEGWGGSAAAPDQVDPADIDLSNPAASGSMEGASLVGRIKAERGPMRRARRGSASPSTVAGSQTQLQVQGAFSPGGAQSDEVMPADESPVPAVDQRPEHTAPAEALVPASVQEPSDVRALAKPPVRKLAKDLGVDLGTLVGSGPSGSITRDDVQGAAHGASGRTPAPATAPSAPVAAGAGSHAGPRERETREPIKGVRKMMATAMSQSAFTSPHVTEWITADVTAAMQLVARLKKRPELRDLKVSPLLVLARAVILAMKRTPEINTFWDEAAQEVVYKHYVNLGIAAATPRGLVVPNVKDADSLSLVELAGALGELTATARDGRTQPAEMAGGTFTITNVGVFGVDAGTPIINPGESAILCFGAINKRPWVDEETGEIVVRDVTTLALSFDHRHIDGEKGSRFLADVAGILNDPGTALLF, translated from the coding sequence ATGTCTGACTTCCTCCTCCCCGACGTCGGCGAGGGCCTCACCGAGGCCGAGATCGTGGCCTGGAAGGTCAAGGTCGGCGACACGGTCGAGATCAACGACGTGATCGTCGAGATCGAGACCGCCAAGTCGCTCGTCGAGCTGCCGTCCCCCTTCGAGGGCACCGTCCTCGCGCTGCTCGTCCCCGAGGGCGAGACCATCCCCGTCGGCACCCCGATCATCTCGATCGGTGCTCCCGGTGAGGCGCCGACCGCCCCGCAGACCGAGTCCGACCCCTACCTCGGCATGGCCCAGAAGGCCGGCGCCGACGACGGTGGTTCGGAGGGCTGGGGCGGCAGCGCCGCCGCCCCCGACCAGGTCGACCCGGCCGACATCGACCTGTCCAACCCGGCCGCGTCCGGGTCGATGGAGGGCGCGTCGCTCGTCGGCCGGATCAAGGCCGAGCGCGGCCCGATGCGCCGTGCCCGCCGCGGGTCGGCGTCGCCGAGCACGGTGGCCGGCAGCCAGACCCAGCTGCAGGTGCAGGGTGCCTTCTCGCCCGGTGGCGCCCAGTCCGACGAGGTCATGCCGGCCGACGAGTCGCCGGTCCCCGCCGTCGACCAGCGCCCGGAGCACACCGCGCCCGCCGAGGCGCTCGTCCCGGCGTCCGTGCAGGAGCCCAGCGACGTACGAGCCCTGGCCAAGCCGCCGGTGCGCAAGCTCGCCAAGGACCTCGGCGTCGACCTCGGCACGCTGGTGGGGTCGGGTCCGTCGGGCTCGATCACCCGCGACGACGTGCAGGGTGCCGCCCACGGCGCGTCCGGTCGTACGCCGGCTCCCGCCACTGCTCCGTCCGCACCCGTCGCCGCCGGCGCGGGCTCTCACGCCGGACCGCGCGAGCGCGAGACCCGCGAGCCGATCAAGGGCGTGCGCAAGATGATGGCGACGGCGATGAGCCAGTCGGCGTTCACCAGCCCGCACGTGACCGAGTGGATCACCGCCGACGTCACTGCGGCGATGCAGCTCGTGGCCCGCCTCAAGAAACGTCCCGAGCTGCGTGACCTCAAGGTCAGCCCGTTGCTCGTCCTCGCCCGCGCGGTCATCCTCGCGATGAAGCGCACCCCGGAGATCAACACCTTCTGGGACGAGGCCGCGCAGGAGGTCGTCTACAAGCACTACGTGAACCTCGGCATCGCGGCCGCCACGCCGCGCGGCCTGGTGGTTCCCAACGTGAAGGACGCCGACAGCCTCTCGCTGGTCGAGCTGGCGGGCGCGCTCGGCGAGCTCACCGCCACCGCACGCGACGGGCGGACGCAGCCGGCCGAGATGGCAGGCGGCACGTTCACGATCACCAACGTCGGCGTCTTCGGCGTCGACGCGGGCACCCCGATCATCAACCCCGGCGAGTCTGCGATCCTGTGCTTCGGCGCGATCAACAAGCGGCCCTGGGTCGACGAGGAGACCGGCGAGATCGTCGTCCGCGACGTCACGACGCTGGCGCTGTCCTTCGACCACCGCCACATCGACGGCGAGAAGGGCTCGCGCTTCCTCGCCGACGTCGCCGGGATCCTGAACGACCCGGGGACCGCCCTGCTCTTCTGA
- a CDS encoding LLM class flavin-dependent oxidoreductase, whose protein sequence is MSKHLILNAFLMSTGHHEASWRMPETDVTSYRDVTHYQRLAQVAERGKMDSVFFADSPSIFGVNLERRPAEAIEPALLLTAMAVATERIGLVATSSTTYEEPYNLARTFASLDAISHGRAGWNVVTTADLKAGANFGMTEAPSHAERYRRAEEFLEVVLGLWGGWRDDSTVADKQSGVFHDSARVDVLDHVGEHFRVRGPLNVGRSEQGHPVIVQAGSSVPGMALAAAYAEAVFTAQPSIDDGRAFYDELKAATRKAGRNPDHIKILPGLVPIIGSTEAEAKAIEQQLDDLVVLDHPLDQLSADIGIPVDEIDLDAPLPDDIRPASDIQGNRARYELVVKLARSDDLTVRQLLLKLGSGRGHRSFTGTPEQVADDIELWFTSGAADGFNIMPAVLPSGLEAFVDHVVPILRQRGLFRDDYTGTTLREHYGLPVPQPRVTRLEASA, encoded by the coding sequence ATGTCGAAGCACCTGATCCTCAACGCGTTCCTGATGAGCACCGGCCACCACGAGGCCTCGTGGCGGATGCCGGAGACCGACGTGACGAGCTATCGCGACGTCACGCACTACCAGCGGCTCGCGCAGGTCGCCGAGCGCGGAAAGATGGACTCGGTGTTCTTCGCCGACAGCCCGTCGATCTTCGGGGTGAACCTCGAGCGACGTCCGGCCGAGGCGATCGAGCCGGCCCTCCTGCTCACCGCGATGGCGGTCGCGACCGAGCGGATCGGCCTGGTCGCCACGTCCTCGACGACCTACGAGGAGCCCTACAACCTCGCCCGCACGTTCGCCTCGCTCGACGCGATCAGCCACGGTCGCGCCGGCTGGAACGTGGTCACCACCGCCGACCTCAAGGCCGGCGCCAACTTCGGGATGACCGAGGCACCGTCCCACGCCGAGCGCTACCGCCGGGCCGAGGAGTTCCTCGAGGTCGTGCTCGGCCTCTGGGGCGGGTGGCGCGACGACTCGACGGTCGCCGACAAGCAGTCGGGCGTCTTCCACGACTCCGCCAGGGTGGACGTGCTGGACCACGTGGGCGAGCACTTCCGCGTCCGCGGCCCGCTCAACGTCGGCCGCTCGGAGCAGGGCCACCCGGTGATCGTGCAGGCCGGCTCGTCCGTGCCCGGCATGGCGCTCGCGGCGGCGTACGCCGAGGCGGTCTTCACCGCGCAGCCGTCGATCGACGACGGACGGGCGTTCTACGACGAGCTGAAGGCGGCCACCCGCAAGGCCGGGCGCAACCCCGACCACATCAAGATCCTGCCCGGGCTGGTGCCGATCATCGGCAGCACCGAGGCCGAGGCGAAGGCGATCGAGCAGCAGCTCGACGACCTCGTCGTGCTCGACCACCCGCTCGACCAGCTCTCGGCCGACATCGGGATCCCGGTCGACGAGATCGACCTCGACGCGCCGCTGCCGGACGACATCCGCCCGGCGAGCGACATCCAGGGCAACCGGGCGCGCTACGAGCTCGTCGTGAAGCTCGCCCGCTCCGACGACCTGACGGTCCGTCAGTTGCTGCTCAAGCTCGGCAGTGGCCGCGGCCACCGGTCCTTCACCGGCACGCCCGAGCAGGTCGCCGACGACATCGAGCTCTGGTTCACCTCCGGCGCGGCCGACGGGTTCAACATCATGCCGGCGGTCCTGCCCTCGGGCCTGGAGGCCTTCGTCGACCACGTCGTCCCGATCCTGCGCCAGCGCGGCCTGTTCCGCGACGACTACACCGGTACGACGCTGCGCGAGCACTACGGCCTCCCGGTCCCGCAGCCGCGGGTGACCCGGCTGGAGGCGAGCGCCTGA